The Macaca fascicularis isolate 582-1 chromosome 1, T2T-MFA8v1.1 genome includes a window with the following:
- the CD160 gene encoding CD160 antigen isoform X1, giving the protein MLMETGRGCCALAILLAMVDIQSGGCINITSSAFQEGTQLNIICTVWHKKEEAEGLVVFLCKDKSRDCFPETSLKQLRLKRDPGIDGVGEISSELVFTISQVTPSHSGTYQCCATSQKSGIRLQGHFFSLLVTETGNYTVTGLKQRQHLEFSHNEGTLSSGFLQEKVWVMLVTSLVVLQGTEKKATGHRGRDAKYTKNLWKYKLGQISVILDFAAHHQSKPAFFPPKLQ; this is encoded by the exons ATGCTGATGGAAACTGGCAGAGGCTGCTGTGCCCTGGCCATCCTGCTGGCAATGGTGGACATCCAGTCTGGTG GATGCATTAACATCACCAGCTCAGCTTTCCAGGAAGGAACACAACTGAACATAATCTGCACTGTGTGGCATAAGAAAGAAGAGGCTGAGGGGTTGGTAGTGTTTTTGTGCAAGGACAAGTCTAGAGACTGTTTTCCTGAGACCAGTTTAAAACAGCTGAGACTTAAAAGGGATCCTGGGATAGATGGTGTTGGTGAAATATCATCTGAGTTAGTGTTCACCATAAGCCAAGTCACACCGTCGCACAGTGGGACCTACCAGTGTTGTGCCACAAGCCAGAAGTCAGGTATCCGCCTTCAGGGCCATTTCTTCTCCCTTCTAGTCACAG AGACAGGGAACTACACAGTGACGGGACTGAAACAAAGACAACACCTTGAGTTCAGCCATAATGAAGGCACTCTCAGTTCAGGCTTCCTACAAGAAAAGGTCTGGGTAATGCTGGTCACCAGCCTCGTGGTCCTTCAAG GCACAGAGAAGAAAGCAACGGGACATAGGGGAAGAGATGCTAAATATACCAAGAATCTGTGGAAATATAAGCTGGGGCAAATCAGTGTGATCCTTGATTTTGCTGCTCACCATCAGAGCAAACCTGCCTTCTTCCCTCCTAAGCTCCAGTAA
- the CD160 gene encoding CD160 antigen isoform X3, which yields MLMETGRGCCALAILLAMVDIQSGETGNYTVTGLKQRQHLEFSHNEGTLSSGFLQEKVWVMLVTSLVVLQGTEKKATGHRGRDAKYTKNLWKYKLGQISVILDFAAHHQSKPAFFPPKLQ from the exons ATGCTGATGGAAACTGGCAGAGGCTGCTGTGCCCTGGCCATCCTGCTGGCAATGGTGGACATCCAGTCTGGTG AGACAGGGAACTACACAGTGACGGGACTGAAACAAAGACAACACCTTGAGTTCAGCCATAATGAAGGCACTCTCAGTTCAGGCTTCCTACAAGAAAAGGTCTGGGTAATGCTGGTCACCAGCCTCGTGGTCCTTCAAG GCACAGAGAAGAAAGCAACGGGACATAGGGGAAGAGATGCTAAATATACCAAGAATCTGTGGAAATATAAGCTGGGGCAAATCAGTGTGATCCTTGATTTTGCTGCTCACCATCAGAGCAAACCTGCCTTCTTCCCTCCTAAGCTCCAGTAA
- the CD160 gene encoding CD160 antigen isoform X2, with amino-acid sequence MLMETGRGCCALAILLAMVDIQSGGCINITSSAFQEGTQLNIICTVWHKKEEAEGLVVFLCKDKSRDCFPETSLKQLRLKRDPGIDGVGEISSELVFTISQVTPSHSGTYQCCATSQKSGIRLQGHFFSLLVTETGNYTVTGLKQRQHLEFSHNEGTLSSGFLQEKVWVMLVTSLVVLQAL; translated from the exons ATGCTGATGGAAACTGGCAGAGGCTGCTGTGCCCTGGCCATCCTGCTGGCAATGGTGGACATCCAGTCTGGTG GATGCATTAACATCACCAGCTCAGCTTTCCAGGAAGGAACACAACTGAACATAATCTGCACTGTGTGGCATAAGAAAGAAGAGGCTGAGGGGTTGGTAGTGTTTTTGTGCAAGGACAAGTCTAGAGACTGTTTTCCTGAGACCAGTTTAAAACAGCTGAGACTTAAAAGGGATCCTGGGATAGATGGTGTTGGTGAAATATCATCTGAGTTAGTGTTCACCATAAGCCAAGTCACACCGTCGCACAGTGGGACCTACCAGTGTTGTGCCACAAGCCAGAAGTCAGGTATCCGCCTTCAGGGCCATTTCTTCTCCCTTCTAGTCACAG AGACAGGGAACTACACAGTGACGGGACTGAAACAAAGACAACACCTTGAGTTCAGCCATAATGAAGGCACTCTCAGTTCAGGCTTCCTACAAGAAAAGGTCTGGGTAATGCTGGTCACCAGCCTCGTGGTCCTTCAAG CTTTGTAA